Proteins found in one Zea mays cultivar B73 chromosome 1, Zm-B73-REFERENCE-NAM-5.0, whole genome shotgun sequence genomic segment:
- the LOC103636065 gene encoding pectinesterase, with translation MSSSDGGQSRKRLVVGVLSVCLLIAMVIGTVVFFVSEKAGYNSELSKRNMSKTMRSVELFCAPADYQGTCHETLEAALSRTDPDEHPHAAAAAAITAVERALAEGFNRSSVLDAVRQSNDTLVWEAIHDCRMLLEDCRGNVERALSSIAWRGVDGPAQDLQAWLSAVITFQGSCVDMFPKGEVRDEVNNTMEKAREVSSNALAIIKQGAALASMLDLHTSLDKGGRQLEEKEKSASSSSSSVPTWVPSEERKLLGAKGERRRAALTPNVTVAKDGSGDFTNISAALDAMPEKYSGRYFIYVKEGVYEETVNITGRMANVTMYGDGSKRSIVTGSKNIVDGIRMWRTATFAVDGDSFMAMKLGIRNTAGVEKQQALALRVKGDKAIFFNCRIEGNQDTLFAQAYRQFYRSCVISGTVDFIMGDASAVFQRCLLVVRKPRPGQPAVVTAQARRDHQQTTGFVIHRSQIVADEQLASSSNSNKSGSAPVNTYLGRPWKEFARTVVMESVIDGFVHRQGYMPWEGKDNLGTAFFGEFRNGGDGANVTGRKEMQGFHVMGKDRALQFTVGHFLHGADWIPETGTPVSLGLSGEEE, from the exons ATGTCGTCATCCGATGGCGGCCAGTCGCGCAAGAGGCTCGTCGTCGGCGTCCTGTCGGTGTGCCTGCTGATCGCCATGGTCATCGGGACGGTCGTGTTCTTCGTGAGCGAGAAGGCTGGCTACAACTCGGAGCTGAGCAAGCGCAACATGAGCAAGACGATGCGCAGCGTGGAGCTCTTCTGCGCGCCCGCGGACTACCAGGGCACGTGCCACGAGACGCTGGAGGCGGCGCTGTCGCGGACGGACCCGGATGAGCACCCGCACGCCGCCGCGGCCGCCGCGATCACCGCCGTGGAGCGCGCGCTGGCGGAGGGGTTCAACCGGTCGTCGGTGCTGGACGCGGTGCGGCAGAGCAACGACACCCTGGTGTGGGAGGCCATCCACGACTGCCGGATGCTCCTGGAGGACTGCCGCGGCAACGTGGAGCGCGCGCTGTCCAGCATCGCGTGGCGCGGCGTCGACGGGCCCGCGCAGGACCTCCAGGCCTGGCTCAGCGCGGTGATCACGTTCCAGGGGTCCTGCGTCGACATGTTCCCCAAGGGAGAGGTCCGCGACGAGGTGAATAACACCATGGAGAAGGCGCGAGAGGTATCCAGCAACGCCCTCGCCATCATCAAGCAGGGCGCCGCCCTCGCCTCCATGCTGGACCTTCACACCAGCCTCGACAAGGGCGGCCGTCAGCTGGAGGAAAAGGAGAAATccgcgtcatcatcgtcgtcgtccgtCCCCACGTGGGTGCCCAGCGAGGAGCGAAAGCTGCTCGGCGCCAAGGGCGAGCGGCGCAGGGCCGCGCTCACGCCCAACGTGACGGTGGCCAAGGACGGCAGCGGCGACTTCACCAATATCTCGGCCGCGCTGGACGCCATGCCGGAGAAGTACAGCGGCAGGTACTTCATCTACGTGAAGGAAGGCGTGTACGAGGAGACGGTGAACATCACCGGTAGGATGGCCAACGTCACCATGTACGGCGACGGGTCCAAGAGGTCCATCGTGACGGGCAGCAAGAACATCGTGGACGGCATCAGGATGTGGAGAACCGCCACTTTTG CGGTGGACGGCGACAGTTTCATGGCGATGAAGCTGGGCATCCGGAACACGGCGGGGGTGGAGAAGCAGCAAGCGCTGGCTCTGCGGGTGAAGGGCGACAAGGCCATCTTCTTCAACTGCCGGATCGAGGGCAACCAGGACACGCTGTTCGCGCAGGCCTACCGACAGTTCTACCGCAGCTGCGTCATCTCCGGCACCGTGGATTTCATCATGGGCGACGCCTCGGCCGTGTTCCAGCGCTGCCTGCTGGTGGTGCGGAAGCCCCGGCCGGGACAGCCGGCCGTGGTCACCGCGCAGGCGCGGCGTGACCACCAGCAGACCACGGGCTTCGTCATCCACCGGAGCCAGATCGTCGCCGACGAGCAGCTcgccagcagcagcaacagcaacaagtcCGGGTCCGCGCCGGTCAATACGTACCTGGGCCGGCCGTGGAAGGAGTTCGCGAGGACGGTGGTGATGGAGTCCGTCATTGACGGATTCGTGCACCGCCAGGGGTACATGCCCTGGGAGGGCAAGGACAACCTGGGCACGGCCTTCTTCGGAGAGTTCAGGAACGGCGGCGACGGCGCCAACGTCACCGGGCGGAAGGAGATGCAGGGGTTCCACGTGATGGGCAAGGACAGGGCGCTGCAGTTCACGGTGGGGCACTTCTTGCACGGCGCGGACTGGATACCGGAGACTGGCACGCCGGTGAGCTTGGGCTTGTCTGGCGAGGAAGAGTAA